A DNA window from Vigna angularis cultivar LongXiaoDou No.4 chromosome 1, ASM1680809v1, whole genome shotgun sequence contains the following coding sequences:
- the LOC108319731 gene encoding protein NRT1/ PTR FAMILY 8.3 isoform X1 has translation MGSTVDGAPLLEEGLLEDERSEEYTGDGTEDFRGRPVLKKNTGNWRACPFILGNECCERLAFFGISSNLVTYLTTKLHQGNVSAARNVSIWQGTSYLTPLIGAVLGDGYWGRYWTIAVFSFIYLIGLCTLTLSASLPALKPAECLGSACPSATPAQYAVFYFGLYVIALGAGGVKTCVPSFGADQFDDTDPEERIKKGSFFNWYYFSIYLGAMLSCSLIVWIQDNAGWGLGFGIPALFMGLSIVSFFMGTRLYRFQKPRGSPVTRISQVLYASVWKCNLVVPWDSNLLYELPEERYAIRGSRKLEHSEDLRIQVSSPLWIALSKPKLSLEMETLFKLKGRYNFFSHSQRCLDRAAIVSDYERKSGDYSNQWRLCTVTQVEELKTLIQLLPIWATAIVFSAVYAQMSTLFVEQAIMMDTYIGNFKLPPASLSTFDVISVIFWVPLYDKVIVPITRKFTGKERGFSELQRIGIGLCFSVLCMLSAAVVEIRRLDLAREFDLVDEPVAVPLSVFWQIPQNFFLGAAEVLTFVGQLEFLYDQSPSSMKTLGTALPLLSFSLGNYLSSFILTSVTYFTTQGGNLGWIPDNLNKGHLDYFFFLLAGLSFLNVLAYIVVAKRYKQKKAY, from the exons ATGGGTTCAACTGTTGACGGTGCACCACTTCTGGAAGAGGGTCTTCTTGAG GATGAAAGGAGTGAAGAGTACACAGGAGATGGAACAGAGGACTTTAGAGGCAGGCCTGTTCTTAAGAAGAATACTGGCAATTGGAGGGCTTGTCCTTTTATCCTAG GTAACGAGTGTTGTGAACGTTTGGCCTTCTTCGGAATTTCCTCAAATCTTGTTACCTATCTCACTACCAAACTGCATCAAGGAAACGTTTCTGCTGCGAGAAACGTCAGCATCTGGCAAGGCACTTCTTATCTCACACCTCTCATTGGAGCCGTTCTGGGAGATGGTTACTGGGGTCGATACTGGACAATTGctgttttctctttcatttatCTCATT GGGTTGTGTACCTTGACACTTTCTGCATCTTTACCAGCATTGAAGCCTGCTGAATGTTTGGGTTCTGCATGCCCTTCAGCTACTCCTGCACAATATGCTGTGTTCTACTTTGGTCTGTACGTGATAGCGCTTGGGGCTGGTGGTGTTAAAACATGTGTGCCATCTTTTGGGGCAGATCAATTTGATGATACTGATCCCGAGGAAAGAATTAAGAAGGGGTCGTTTTTCAATTggtattatttttctatctatctaGGTGCCATGTTGTCATGCAGCTTAATCGTTTGGATTCAAGACAACGCAGGATGGGGTCTTGGATTTGGCATCCCTGCTTTGTTTATGGGATTATCTATTGTAAGCTTCTTCATGGGCACACGTCTTTATAGGTTTCAGAAACCTAGGGGAAGTCCTGTTACAAGAATTTCCCAGGTTTTGTATGCGTCTGTCTGGAAGTGTAATCTGGTTGTCCCTTGGGACAGTAATCTCCTTTATGAGTTACCAGAAGAGAGATATGCGATTAGAGGGAGTCGCAAACTGGAGCATAGTGAAGATCTAAG GATTCAAGTATCTTCACCTCTTTGGATAGCACTGTCCAAACCAAAGTTAAGCTTGGAAATGGAGACATTGTTTAAGTTGAAGGGAaggtacaattttttttcacactCGCAAAG GTGTCTTGACAGAGCAGCTATAGTATCCGATTATGAGAGAAAAAGTGGTGACTACTCTAATCAATGGAGACTTTGTACAGTAACACAGGTGGAAGAATTGAAAACCTTGATTCAATTGCTTCCAATTTGGGCTACTGCGATAGTTTTTTCTGCTGTTTATGCTCAGATGTCAACATTGTTTGTGGAGCAAGCAATAATGATGGATACATATATTGGTAACTTCAAATTACCCCCAGCTTCTCTCTCAACTTTTGATGTGATTAGTGTTATTTTTTGGGTCCCTCTCTATGACAAGGTAATTGTTCCAATCACAAGGAAGTTCACAGGCAAAGAAAGGGGGTTCTCAGAGTTGCAAAGAATAGGCATTGGCCTTTGCTTTTCAGTCCTGTGCATGTTATCAGCTGCTGTTGTGGAGATTAGGCGTCTGGACCTTGCAAGAGAGTTTGACCTGGTTGATGAACCTGTTGCAGTGCCCCTTAGTGTATTTTGGCAAATCCCTCAGAACTTCTTCTTAGGGGCAGCTGAAGTATTAACATTTGTGGGGCAGCTTGAGTTCTTGTATGACCAATCTCCAAGTTCTATGAAGACTCTTGGTACTGCACTGCCACTTCTGAGTTTTTCATTGGGAAATTACTTGAGCTCTTTCATTCTTACTTCCGTAACTTACTTTACGACACAAGGTGGAAATCTTGGTTGGATTCCTGATAACTTGAACAAAGGTCATCTTgattactttttctttcttttagctGGACTTAGCTTCTTAAATGTATTGGCGTACATTGTTGTTGCCAAAAGGTACAAGCAGAAGAAGGCTTATTAA
- the LOC108319731 gene encoding protein NRT1/ PTR FAMILY 8.3 isoform X2, whose protein sequence is MGSTVDGAPLLEEGLLEDERSEEYTGDGTEDFRGRPVLKKNTGNWRACPFILGNECCERLAFFGISSNLVTYLTTKLHQGNVSAARNVSIWQGTSYLTPLIGAVLGDGYWGRYWTIAVFSFIYLIGLCTLTLSASLPALKPAECLGSACPSATPAQYAVFYFGLYVIALGAGGVKTCVPSFGADQFDDTDPEERIKKGSFFNWYYFSIYLGAMLSCSLIVWIQDNAGWGLGFGIPALFMGLSIVSFFMGTRLYRFQKPRGSPVTRISQVLYASVWKCNLVVPWDSNLLYELPEERYAIRGSRKLEHSEDLRIQVSSPLWIALSKPKLSLEMETLFKLKGRCLDRAAIVSDYERKSGDYSNQWRLCTVTQVEELKTLIQLLPIWATAIVFSAVYAQMSTLFVEQAIMMDTYIGNFKLPPASLSTFDVISVIFWVPLYDKVIVPITRKFTGKERGFSELQRIGIGLCFSVLCMLSAAVVEIRRLDLAREFDLVDEPVAVPLSVFWQIPQNFFLGAAEVLTFVGQLEFLYDQSPSSMKTLGTALPLLSFSLGNYLSSFILTSVTYFTTQGGNLGWIPDNLNKGHLDYFFFLLAGLSFLNVLAYIVVAKRYKQKKAY, encoded by the exons ATGGGTTCAACTGTTGACGGTGCACCACTTCTGGAAGAGGGTCTTCTTGAG GATGAAAGGAGTGAAGAGTACACAGGAGATGGAACAGAGGACTTTAGAGGCAGGCCTGTTCTTAAGAAGAATACTGGCAATTGGAGGGCTTGTCCTTTTATCCTAG GTAACGAGTGTTGTGAACGTTTGGCCTTCTTCGGAATTTCCTCAAATCTTGTTACCTATCTCACTACCAAACTGCATCAAGGAAACGTTTCTGCTGCGAGAAACGTCAGCATCTGGCAAGGCACTTCTTATCTCACACCTCTCATTGGAGCCGTTCTGGGAGATGGTTACTGGGGTCGATACTGGACAATTGctgttttctctttcatttatCTCATT GGGTTGTGTACCTTGACACTTTCTGCATCTTTACCAGCATTGAAGCCTGCTGAATGTTTGGGTTCTGCATGCCCTTCAGCTACTCCTGCACAATATGCTGTGTTCTACTTTGGTCTGTACGTGATAGCGCTTGGGGCTGGTGGTGTTAAAACATGTGTGCCATCTTTTGGGGCAGATCAATTTGATGATACTGATCCCGAGGAAAGAATTAAGAAGGGGTCGTTTTTCAATTggtattatttttctatctatctaGGTGCCATGTTGTCATGCAGCTTAATCGTTTGGATTCAAGACAACGCAGGATGGGGTCTTGGATTTGGCATCCCTGCTTTGTTTATGGGATTATCTATTGTAAGCTTCTTCATGGGCACACGTCTTTATAGGTTTCAGAAACCTAGGGGAAGTCCTGTTACAAGAATTTCCCAGGTTTTGTATGCGTCTGTCTGGAAGTGTAATCTGGTTGTCCCTTGGGACAGTAATCTCCTTTATGAGTTACCAGAAGAGAGATATGCGATTAGAGGGAGTCGCAAACTGGAGCATAGTGAAGATCTAAG GATTCAAGTATCTTCACCTCTTTGGATAGCACTGTCCAAACCAAAGTTAAGCTTGGAAATGGAGACATTGTTTAAGTTGAAGGGAag GTGTCTTGACAGAGCAGCTATAGTATCCGATTATGAGAGAAAAAGTGGTGACTACTCTAATCAATGGAGACTTTGTACAGTAACACAGGTGGAAGAATTGAAAACCTTGATTCAATTGCTTCCAATTTGGGCTACTGCGATAGTTTTTTCTGCTGTTTATGCTCAGATGTCAACATTGTTTGTGGAGCAAGCAATAATGATGGATACATATATTGGTAACTTCAAATTACCCCCAGCTTCTCTCTCAACTTTTGATGTGATTAGTGTTATTTTTTGGGTCCCTCTCTATGACAAGGTAATTGTTCCAATCACAAGGAAGTTCACAGGCAAAGAAAGGGGGTTCTCAGAGTTGCAAAGAATAGGCATTGGCCTTTGCTTTTCAGTCCTGTGCATGTTATCAGCTGCTGTTGTGGAGATTAGGCGTCTGGACCTTGCAAGAGAGTTTGACCTGGTTGATGAACCTGTTGCAGTGCCCCTTAGTGTATTTTGGCAAATCCCTCAGAACTTCTTCTTAGGGGCAGCTGAAGTATTAACATTTGTGGGGCAGCTTGAGTTCTTGTATGACCAATCTCCAAGTTCTATGAAGACTCTTGGTACTGCACTGCCACTTCTGAGTTTTTCATTGGGAAATTACTTGAGCTCTTTCATTCTTACTTCCGTAACTTACTTTACGACACAAGGTGGAAATCTTGGTTGGATTCCTGATAACTTGAACAAAGGTCATCTTgattactttttctttcttttagctGGACTTAGCTTCTTAAATGTATTGGCGTACATTGTTGTTGCCAAAAGGTACAAGCAGAAGAAGGCTTATTAA
- the LOC108319731 gene encoding protein NRT1/ PTR FAMILY 8.3 isoform X3 has protein sequence MGSTVDGAPLLEEGLLEDERSEEYTGDGTEDFRGRPVLKKNTGNWRACPFILGNECCERLAFFGISSNLVTYLTTKLHQGNVSAARNVSIWQGTSYLTPLIGAVLGDGYWGRYWTIAVFSFIYLIGLCTLTLSASLPALKPAECLGSACPSATPAQYAVFYFGLYVIALGAGGVKTCVPSFGADQFDDTDPEERIKKGSFFNWYYFSIYLGAMLSCSLIVWIQDNAGWGLGFGIPALFMGLSIVSFFMGTRLYRFQKPRGSPVTRISQVLYASVWKCNLVVPWDSNLLYELPEERYAIRGSRKLEHSEDLRCLDRAAIVSDYERKSGDYSNQWRLCTVTQVEELKTLIQLLPIWATAIVFSAVYAQMSTLFVEQAIMMDTYIGNFKLPPASLSTFDVISVIFWVPLYDKVIVPITRKFTGKERGFSELQRIGIGLCFSVLCMLSAAVVEIRRLDLAREFDLVDEPVAVPLSVFWQIPQNFFLGAAEVLTFVGQLEFLYDQSPSSMKTLGTALPLLSFSLGNYLSSFILTSVTYFTTQGGNLGWIPDNLNKGHLDYFFFLLAGLSFLNVLAYIVVAKRYKQKKAY, from the exons ATGGGTTCAACTGTTGACGGTGCACCACTTCTGGAAGAGGGTCTTCTTGAG GATGAAAGGAGTGAAGAGTACACAGGAGATGGAACAGAGGACTTTAGAGGCAGGCCTGTTCTTAAGAAGAATACTGGCAATTGGAGGGCTTGTCCTTTTATCCTAG GTAACGAGTGTTGTGAACGTTTGGCCTTCTTCGGAATTTCCTCAAATCTTGTTACCTATCTCACTACCAAACTGCATCAAGGAAACGTTTCTGCTGCGAGAAACGTCAGCATCTGGCAAGGCACTTCTTATCTCACACCTCTCATTGGAGCCGTTCTGGGAGATGGTTACTGGGGTCGATACTGGACAATTGctgttttctctttcatttatCTCATT GGGTTGTGTACCTTGACACTTTCTGCATCTTTACCAGCATTGAAGCCTGCTGAATGTTTGGGTTCTGCATGCCCTTCAGCTACTCCTGCACAATATGCTGTGTTCTACTTTGGTCTGTACGTGATAGCGCTTGGGGCTGGTGGTGTTAAAACATGTGTGCCATCTTTTGGGGCAGATCAATTTGATGATACTGATCCCGAGGAAAGAATTAAGAAGGGGTCGTTTTTCAATTggtattatttttctatctatctaGGTGCCATGTTGTCATGCAGCTTAATCGTTTGGATTCAAGACAACGCAGGATGGGGTCTTGGATTTGGCATCCCTGCTTTGTTTATGGGATTATCTATTGTAAGCTTCTTCATGGGCACACGTCTTTATAGGTTTCAGAAACCTAGGGGAAGTCCTGTTACAAGAATTTCCCAGGTTTTGTATGCGTCTGTCTGGAAGTGTAATCTGGTTGTCCCTTGGGACAGTAATCTCCTTTATGAGTTACCAGAAGAGAGATATGCGATTAGAGGGAGTCGCAAACTGGAGCATAGTGAAGATCTAAG GTGTCTTGACAGAGCAGCTATAGTATCCGATTATGAGAGAAAAAGTGGTGACTACTCTAATCAATGGAGACTTTGTACAGTAACACAGGTGGAAGAATTGAAAACCTTGATTCAATTGCTTCCAATTTGGGCTACTGCGATAGTTTTTTCTGCTGTTTATGCTCAGATGTCAACATTGTTTGTGGAGCAAGCAATAATGATGGATACATATATTGGTAACTTCAAATTACCCCCAGCTTCTCTCTCAACTTTTGATGTGATTAGTGTTATTTTTTGGGTCCCTCTCTATGACAAGGTAATTGTTCCAATCACAAGGAAGTTCACAGGCAAAGAAAGGGGGTTCTCAGAGTTGCAAAGAATAGGCATTGGCCTTTGCTTTTCAGTCCTGTGCATGTTATCAGCTGCTGTTGTGGAGATTAGGCGTCTGGACCTTGCAAGAGAGTTTGACCTGGTTGATGAACCTGTTGCAGTGCCCCTTAGTGTATTTTGGCAAATCCCTCAGAACTTCTTCTTAGGGGCAGCTGAAGTATTAACATTTGTGGGGCAGCTTGAGTTCTTGTATGACCAATCTCCAAGTTCTATGAAGACTCTTGGTACTGCACTGCCACTTCTGAGTTTTTCATTGGGAAATTACTTGAGCTCTTTCATTCTTACTTCCGTAACTTACTTTACGACACAAGGTGGAAATCTTGGTTGGATTCCTGATAACTTGAACAAAGGTCATCTTgattactttttctttcttttagctGGACTTAGCTTCTTAAATGTATTGGCGTACATTGTTGTTGCCAAAAGGTACAAGCAGAAGAAGGCTTATTAA